AGAAGGCGCCGGGCAATCTGGCGCTGCTGCAGACGATGGCGCGCGATTTTCCGCTCTTTCTCGACATTATCCGCAACGTGGAGATGGCGCTGGCTAAGGCGGACTTCGGCATCGCACGGCTGTATGCTTCGCTGGTCGAAGATGAGGCGCTGCGGAATCGCGTCTTTACGACGCTTGAAGAGGAGTTCAACCTGACGCATCGGTTGCTGCTCGAGATCACCGAGCAGAGCAGGCTTCTAGAGAAGAACGCGGTGCTCGAGCGATCGATTCGACTGCGGAATCCTTACGTCGATCCGATGTCGCTGATTCAGGTAGAGCTGATTCGGCGGAAGCGTCAGGCTGCGGTCAAGGGCGAGCCTGAGTCGCCTGAGCTGAACCGCGCTATTTCGGCGACGATCAATGGCATCAGCGCCGGGCTGCGCAATACGGGTTGATGCCGTTCAGTGCGAGCGTATCTGCGACGAGATCTATGTCGTAACGGGATGCCTGTGCAGATAAGCCTCACCCGCAAGGTACGTGACGCCGAAGCCTATCCAGAAGGCGATGCCGAAGAACTGGTGCGGCGTCAGGTGCGTCAGGCGTGAGGTGGCGAAGAAGACGCCCATGACCGGCCGCGTGGTCGCAATGCCAAGCAGGACCGAGACGGCGCGCATCATCCACTCGCGGTAGCGAGCCATCTCTCCCCGCGCAAACAGCACCCACGCCTTCGTCAGCGAGAAGAGAAAGATAGCGTCGAAGACGAGCACCGCCGCCTGCTCTGTAACTCCGCCGACCGGCAGCGCAGCCATCGGCAGCGCCGTCAGCCCTACCACTGCGCCGAGGACCAGCAGCGCGATTGAAACCCTGCGGTATGCGGTCGCGGTCGCCCGCACTCTTCGCGAAAACCAGAACGGCAGCAGGATCACGAAGATCAGCGCCGGGACGATATGGGCCATGGTCAGCGCGGCGTGCGAAGCAAACTGAGCGTCGAGATTGCCCAATTCCACCGTGGCCGGCGCAGTTGGAGGGAACAGCAAGACTGCAATTCTCCGGACAGCTGCCGCTGCTCCGATGAAACAGAGTCCGTACAGCGCTACCCACTTCAGCCGGCCTGAGGACTGCGTTGCGGTATCCATTGCACACCTCCGCTCACTCCTGATACGCAGAGCGAGGCAGCCAGGTTCTCAGAACCCCTGGTCGGAGCGGAAGGCGGTGACCTTGTTGTTCACGAAGGTCACGGCCATCGGCTTGCCGAGGTTGGCGAAGACGACCATGCGGTTGCCGTAGTCCTGGCTGGTGCTCTTCGACACCTGACCGAGTGAAAGCTCGACCTGGCGCTCGTTCATGCCGAGGATGACCTGATGCGCATCGACGGCCTTCCAGATTTCGGGGCCCCAGTGTTTGTAGAGGATGTGCGGGTCGTCGTAGAAGAAGATCTCGTCGGTATAGAAGGTGTAGTCTTTGCCCTCGCGGTAGCCGACGGGCACGGCGTACTCGTGCGTGTCATTGGGCAGCGTGAAGACGAGGAGCACCTGCTGGTCGCCGCCGGGGATGCGGTATGTTGCGGCCTTGGGTGCGGCTTGCTCGGCTACATCTTTGACGACGAGCGGCTGCGCGCCGAGCAGCGTGCCTGAGGTCTTCGCGTACTCGACACGATGGCCGACGTAGGGGTAGTAGTCCATCTGGCCGCCGGCGGAGACCCAGATGGTCTTGCCGTCGAGTTCTTTGACGTCTTTCGGTGTGTCGGGGCGCATCTTCTTGAGGAAGACGAGGTCGTCATCGTCGATCTTTTGTTCCTGCTGCGGTACCGGGGTCTTCATGGGCTCGTTGCGCTCGTGATGGAGATACGCCAGTTCGCCGCCTACTGCGAGGATGAGCACAGCCGTGGCCCCGATGGCCGCCTTCACAACGCTATTCACGCGAGAAACCTCCGCCGAATCAATCTAATCTTCAGGGCCACTCTAATCTACGGGCTCGGCTATGCTCAACTCGCGGTCGGCTTCGAGGAGCTCTTCAGCGGTGAGGGTGTCGACGCTGCGGAGGGTGGGGAAGAAGGCCGCCGCGCCGAGGGTAACGGCGATGGAGCCGATGCCTCCGATGACGACGGCGGGGACTGCTCCCCACCAGCTGGCGGTGACGCCGCTTTCGAATTCGCCGAATTCGTTGGATGCGCCGATGAAGAGCCAGTTGACGGCGCTGACGCGGCCGCGCATCTCGGGCGGCGTGGCGAGCTGCAACATGCTGCCGCGGATGACCACGCTGACCATGTCGCTGCCGCCGACGATGATGAGCGCGATGGCGCTGATGAGCAGGCTGCGCGAGAGGCCGAAGACGATGGTAGCTGCGCCGAAGACGCCTACACAGACAAGCATCAGCCAGCCGGCGCGGCGCTTGATGGGCTTGATGACCATGAAGAGCGAGACGGCGAGCGCGCCTACGGATGGCATCGCACGCAAGAAGCCAAGGCCCTGCGGACCGGAGTGGAGGATGTCGGTGGCGAAGATGGGGAGCAGGGCGGTTGCGCCGCCGAGCATGACGGCGAAGAGATCGAGCGAGATGGAGCCGAGCAGGAGTTTGGTACGCCAGACGTAGTCGAGGCCGGCGAGGACGGTCTTCACGGAGAAGGCTTGCTTCTCTGCCCGCACCATGGGAGCGCGGATGATGGCGACCAGTATGAGGAAGCCGAGCAGCATGACGAGCGTGAAGGCGTAGACGATGGCTGCGCCGTTGAAGTGCATCAGCACGCCTGTGAGCGGAAGGGTGAAGAGCAGTCCGCCGACGGCTGGGCCGGTCATGTTGGCGGTGCGGTAGACGGTCGCGCTCCAGGTGACGGCGTTGACGAAGTGTTCTTCGGGCACGAGGCTTGGCAGCATGGCGCTGGACGCTGGGCCGCTGAAGGCGCGGCCGGTGCCAATGCCGAGCAGGACGAGATAGATGGGCCAGACGCGGCCTCCGCGTAGTGCGGTCTCTCCGCTGAGCGAGAGAGC
This is a stretch of genomic DNA from Edaphobacter acidisoli. It encodes these proteins:
- a CDS encoding DUF2306 domain-containing protein, which gives rise to MDTATQSSGRLKWVALYGLCFIGAAAAVRRIAVLLFPPTAPATVELGNLDAQFASHAALTMAHIVPALIFVILLPFWFSRRVRATATAYRRVSIALLVLGAVVGLTALPMAALPVGGVTEQAAVLVFDAIFLFSLTKAWVLFARGEMARYREWMMRAVSVLLGIATTRPVMGVFFATSRLTHLTPHQFFGIAFWIGFGVTYLAGEAYLHRHPVTT
- a CDS encoding MFS transporter, translating into MDDGPKRGLLTAGDAFKSRDFTLYQVARLMVIIGAEAQAVAVAWQVYAITHSALDLGYTGLALFLPGLFLMLAAGHTADRFDRRKIILACYGLQFLCTIALLALSLSGETALRGGRVWPIYLVLLGIGTGRAFSGPASSAMLPSLVPEEHFVNAVTWSATVYRTANMTGPAVGGLLFTLPLTGVLMHFNGAAIVYAFTLVMLLGFLILVAIIRAPMVRAEKQAFSVKTVLAGLDYVWRTKLLLGSISLDLFAVMLGGATALLPIFATDILHSGPQGLGFLRAMPSVGALAVSLFMVIKPIKRRAGWLMLVCVGVFGAATIVFGLSRSLLISAIALIIVGGSDMVSVVIRGSMLQLATPPEMRGRVSAVNWLFIGASNEFGEFESGVTASWWGAVPAVVIGGIGSIAVTLGAAAFFPTLRSVDTLTAEELLEADRELSIAEPVD